A portion of the Paenibacillus sp. PvR098 genome contains these proteins:
- a CDS encoding LysR family transcriptional regulator — MDLRNVQTFVLIARELSFAKAAQILHLSQPSVTARIQALESELGKSLFIRQHRGIQLSKEGEAFYSFALQMLEIEKAAEEKLKSLNNELQGKIIIGATATCSVYLLPEILAKLWQKHPQIEFQVVTGNTSHITEMLMQNQVDLGMVSSDVKKKQIKQINLCLHDFDLVCGANHPLVKKGNVSIEELVEMPFVTYEQNSDVWKKIKKLFAQHDASPNVVMQLNQIEAAKEMVHASSCCMGMFPHLSVKRELSLGRLVKLKVKELEVIKQYSSMIYMEKKEFYPLMELMINTFLNHFNPDSSHIKTTG; from the coding sequence TTGGATTTAAGAAATGTTCAAACGTTTGTGCTCATCGCCAGGGAGCTAAGCTTTGCCAAGGCCGCCCAAATCCTTCATTTAAGTCAGCCTTCCGTTACGGCAAGAATACAGGCGCTGGAATCGGAGCTCGGCAAATCATTGTTTATCAGACAGCATCGCGGGATCCAATTAAGCAAGGAGGGCGAAGCATTTTACTCTTTTGCCCTGCAGATGCTGGAGATCGAAAAAGCGGCGGAAGAGAAGCTGAAAAGTCTTAACAATGAATTGCAAGGAAAAATCATAATCGGCGCGACGGCAACCTGTTCGGTATACCTGCTTCCTGAAATACTGGCTAAGCTATGGCAAAAGCACCCTCAAATCGAATTTCAAGTCGTCACAGGTAACACTTCCCATATTACAGAAATGCTGATGCAAAATCAGGTTGATTTGGGCATGGTCTCATCGGATGTGAAAAAGAAACAAATTAAGCAGATCAACTTATGCCTTCACGATTTTGATTTGGTATGCGGCGCTAATCACCCCCTTGTTAAAAAGGGGAACGTATCTATTGAAGAGCTGGTTGAAATGCCGTTTGTCACCTACGAACAGAATTCAGACGTATGGAAAAAAATAAAAAAGCTCTTCGCCCAGCACGATGCTTCCCCCAATGTGGTGATGCAATTAAATCAGATTGAGGCGGCTAAAGAGATGGTTCATGCCTCCTCATGCTGCATGGGTATGTTTCCGCATCTCAGTGTGAAGCGTGAATTGTCTCTAGGGCGACTAGTGAAGCTCAAGGTCAAGGAGCTGGAAGTCATTAAACAATATTCGTCCATGATTTATATGGAAAAGAAAGAATTTTATCCTTTGATGGAGCTGATGATCAACACCTTTTTAAACCATTTCAATCCGGATTCATCTCATATAAAGACTACAGGTTAA
- a CDS encoding Rieske 2Fe-2S domain-containing protein translates to MLSSEENELLTRTGPGTPTGELLRRYWLPAMISDELPHPDCTPVRVKLLGEQLLAFRDTNGNVGLIDEFCPHRKVSLYYGRNEECGLRCVYHGWKFDTSGQCVDMPSEPPESSFKDKVKITSYPCRERGGVVWTYMGPPELMPELPELEWALVPDSHRYTTRRIQECNYFQAIEGGLDSSHISFLHRNSGGQGFMGTKAYDKSSAPSYLTHDTAPKFEIEKADYGMMVGAKRNADPGHLYWRITQFLMPFYTMIPPFEHAPRGAHAWVPMDDEHVYTWNINWNPLRALTEEERDILKQGRGIHMELIPGTLRPVQNKDNEYLIDREQQASGKSFTGIKGIGAQDSAVQETQGTIADRSVERLGTSDAAIIAARRIMLQAVKNLQEGMEPPALDPKSHHVRSVSLVLPEGVAFQIGAKEKLVTQPGDYIDVESVQQSDAV, encoded by the coding sequence ATGTTATCAAGCGAAGAGAATGAATTATTGACTAGAACCGGTCCGGGCACACCAACAGGAGAGTTATTGCGTCGTTATTGGCTACCGGCCATGATTTCCGATGAGCTTCCCCATCCGGATTGTACACCGGTTAGGGTGAAGCTGCTCGGGGAGCAGCTGCTGGCGTTCCGGGATACGAACGGGAATGTCGGTCTGATTGATGAATTTTGCCCGCACCGCAAAGTTTCTCTGTACTATGGAAGAAATGAAGAATGCGGCCTTCGCTGCGTTTATCATGGCTGGAAATTCGATACCAGCGGACAGTGTGTAGATATGCCTTCGGAGCCCCCGGAAAGCAGTTTTAAGGATAAAGTGAAAATTACATCGTACCCATGCCGGGAGCGGGGCGGTGTCGTATGGACGTATATGGGACCGCCTGAGCTTATGCCGGAACTGCCGGAATTGGAATGGGCTTTGGTTCCTGACAGCCACCGTTATACGACCAGAAGAATACAGGAGTGCAACTACTTCCAAGCGATTGAGGGGGGACTGGATTCGAGTCATATCTCTTTTCTTCATCGCAATTCAGGCGGTCAAGGGTTTATGGGTACGAAAGCATATGATAAAAGTTCGGCTCCATCCTATTTAACCCATGATACCGCCCCGAAATTTGAAATTGAAAAAGCGGATTACGGAATGATGGTTGGGGCCAAACGTAACGCAGACCCCGGACACCTGTATTGGAGAATCACCCAATTTCTGATGCCTTTTTACACGATGATCCCGCCTTTTGAGCATGCTCCTCGCGGTGCTCATGCCTGGGTTCCGATGGATGACGAACATGTCTATACCTGGAACATCAACTGGAACCCCCTTCGTGCGCTGACGGAGGAAGAACGGGATATTTTAAAGCAGGGCCGGGGCATTCATATGGAGCTTATCCCGGGTACGCTGAGACCGGTACAAAATAAGGATAACGAGTACCTGATTGATCGCGAGCAGCAAGCTTCGGGCAAATCGTTCACCGGAATCAAAGGAATCGGCGCGCAGGACAGCGCAGTACAGGAAACGCAAGGAACGATTGCCGACCGCAGCGTGGAAAGATTGGGCACAAGCGATGCAGCGATCATTGCTGCCCGAAGAATTATGCTGCAAGCGGTGAAAAATCTGCAGGAGGGAATGGAGCCGCCCGCTCTTGACCCTAAATCCCATCACGTCCGCTCCGTATCGCTTGTGCTTCCGGAGGGAGTGGCTTTCCAAATCGGCGCAAAAGAAAAACTGGTTACGCAGCCGGGCGATTACATTGATGTAGAATCTGTGCAGCAATCGGATGCTGTTTAA
- a CDS encoding alcohol dehydrogenase catalytic domain-containing protein, with product MITATAAVQIGALTTEIREFQLPDIAPDAGLLKVELSGICGSDWPDYKKDEGPRILGHEVVGRIVKMGKMAEKRWGLKEGDRVALEEYLPCGYCDRCRTGEFRLCDFTDKWMGGIRYGSTNTTIEPSLWGGYSRYLYLHPNSVFHRVPEQVPAEEAALALPLGNGIEWTVNEGGVGIGKTVLIQGPGQQGLACVLAAKQAGADLVIVSGLTADKERFEIAKRFGADVTIDVSAEDVKERIREVTAGKMVDVVIDVASGGPSTVTTGIDVVKKRGTVIVAGKKNTEIPHFMSDVLVSKYVALKGVRGHSYGAVEQAIQFMASGKFPLHELCTHTFSLDQVDLALKTVGGQGVPGAIHCSIDPWN from the coding sequence TTGATAACAGCGACTGCTGCCGTTCAGATCGGCGCTTTGACGACGGAAATACGGGAATTTCAACTGCCGGACATTGCGCCTGATGCGGGTCTGCTCAAAGTGGAGTTATCCGGCATATGCGGAAGCGATTGGCCGGATTATAAAAAGGATGAAGGCCCCCGGATTCTCGGGCATGAGGTCGTGGGACGAATCGTCAAGATGGGCAAAATGGCAGAAAAGCGGTGGGGTTTAAAGGAGGGTGATCGGGTAGCCCTTGAGGAATATTTACCCTGCGGTTATTGCGATCGATGCAGAACAGGGGAGTTCCGCCTATGCGATTTTACGGATAAATGGATGGGCGGAATACGGTATGGCTCGACGAATACAACCATCGAACCGTCGTTATGGGGAGGATACAGCCGATATCTTTATCTTCATCCGAATTCAGTTTTCCACAGGGTTCCTGAACAGGTTCCGGCAGAAGAGGCAGCGCTTGCTCTCCCGTTAGGAAACGGAATCGAATGGACGGTAAATGAAGGCGGCGTGGGCATAGGCAAAACGGTCTTGATTCAGGGTCCCGGACAGCAGGGCTTGGCTTGTGTCTTGGCTGCGAAGCAGGCCGGTGCGGATTTGGTTATCGTGAGCGGACTTACGGCGGATAAAGAACGGTTTGAAATTGCCAAGCGTTTCGGCGCCGATGTTACGATAGATGTCTCTGCCGAGGATGTAAAGGAACGAATCCGAGAGGTTACGGCAGGAAAAATGGTCGATGTCGTTATCGATGTGGCCTCCGGAGGTCCCTCAACGGTTACAACCGGAATAGATGTTGTGAAAAAACGGGGCACGGTGATCGTAGCCGGCAAGAAAAATACAGAGATACCTCATTTCATGAGCGATGTCCTGGTATCCAAATATGTGGCGCTCAAAGGAGTTCGGGGTCACAGCTACGGTGCGGTGGAGCAGGCTATTCAATTTATGGCCTCCGGTAAATTTCCTCTTCATGAGCTTTGCACGCATACATTCAGTTTAGATCAGGTGGACTTGGCGCTCAAAACGGTTGGGGGACAAGGAGTGCCGGGAGCGATCCATTGCTCTATCGATCCGTGGAACTAG
- a CDS encoding NAD(P)-dependent oxidoreductase: protein MTGKQEQDVDLSYFKGKTVAILGYADHGKEHALKLRNNGINVVVALRHEVASTGWVEEGFRVVSVYEAVDEADVIQVW, encoded by the coding sequence TTGACAGGTAAACAAGAACAAGATGTCGATCTTTCGTATTTTAAAGGGAAAACGGTAGCCATCCTTGGATATGCCGATCATGGCAAGGAGCATGCTCTTAAACTAAGAAATAACGGAATTAACGTTGTGGTGGCCTTAAGGCATGAAGTCGCCTCGACGGGTTGGGTGGAAGAGGGCTTTAGGGTCGTATCTGTATATGAAGCGGTTGACGAAGCGGATGTCATTCAGGTGTGGTAA
- a CDS encoding stage VI sporulation protein F has translation MSYTKYGFDPAQVERIKLKMKNPETKERVKMILKGVNKYDLQDRVKVRRFVGMLTKALGEKVTEQQTEHLVNFIITQKIDPNNTFHLIKLWGMFR, from the coding sequence ATGAGCTATACAAAGTACGGTTTTGATCCCGCGCAGGTGGAGAGGATCAAGCTGAAGATGAAAAACCCGGAAACAAAGGAACGCGTCAAGATGATTTTGAAGGGTGTGAATAAGTACGATCTGCAGGACCGTGTAAAGGTACGCCGTTTTGTCGGGATGCTGACCAAGGCTCTCGGCGAGAAGGTGACGGAACAGCAGACGGAGCATTTGGTCAATTTCATTATTACTCAAAAAATCGATCCGAACAATACGTTCCATCTGATTAAGCTGTGGGGCATGTTCCGCTGA
- a CDS encoding right-handed parallel beta-helix repeat-containing protein produces the protein MSHSEKPEQDNKGLTRRQLLATVGSATAGIMLAAGTGWGTASAAAPLPGGVQRAESPAWHNVKDYGAGSGRYDLDDAPFIQAALNAAVRNGGTVYFPAGIYYLKTNLVLYSKVKLLGDSAQASVLKAVQRHLTLLVANGVEHIEVEGLGFEGTGNLYQEVYAEPERGMQLKDCKHVRIRDCAFVKITNGIRMTDCRHITVSGCLFASLLAAENDNEGYGIVAESGGELRITGNRFVQLPKTCIYLSAGCSYSTVSGNTAEKCKDAFVIVSSRLKPCSHNRIEGNTVSSAGLVKNESSCTHGILLRHYSTDNLVLHNIISRASVRGITLEGEGTTELERPAGNLISGNKLDGAPGGIVLLNSDGNAVTGNDVRRVQTGILLDTKGEGGGSRCRSNLVSGNTLFNCSSAAIRLSTARCENNTVYGNAGAGNGEALVDKGTDTGKGGF, from the coding sequence ATGTCACATTCGGAAAAGCCAGAGCAAGACAACAAAGGGTTAACGCGCCGTCAACTGTTAGCCACGGTCGGTTCAGCCACCGCGGGTATCATGCTGGCAGCCGGTACGGGCTGGGGCACGGCGTCGGCTGCTGCACCACTGCCGGGCGGCGTCCAGCGCGCGGAGTCGCCGGCTTGGCACAATGTGAAGGATTACGGAGCGGGCAGCGGACGATACGACCTAGACGATGCGCCTTTCATCCAAGCTGCCTTGAATGCGGCCGTGAGGAATGGGGGAACCGTTTATTTTCCTGCAGGCATCTATTATCTCAAGACGAATCTTGTGCTTTATTCCAAGGTCAAGCTGCTTGGCGATTCCGCTCAAGCTTCGGTGTTGAAGGCGGTTCAGCGTCATCTGACTCTGCTGGTTGCCAACGGGGTGGAGCACATCGAAGTGGAAGGTCTCGGGTTTGAGGGAACTGGAAATTTATATCAGGAAGTATATGCGGAACCGGAGCGGGGGATGCAGCTTAAGGATTGTAAGCATGTTCGGATTCGGGATTGCGCGTTCGTCAAAATTACCAACGGTATCCGAATGACAGATTGCCGTCATATCACGGTGAGCGGCTGTCTGTTTGCTTCTCTGCTTGCAGCTGAAAATGACAATGAAGGTTACGGCATCGTGGCCGAGTCCGGGGGAGAGCTTCGGATTACGGGAAACCGTTTTGTACAGCTGCCCAAAACCTGCATCTACTTGTCTGCGGGATGCTCCTACTCGACTGTATCCGGCAACACGGCGGAGAAGTGCAAGGACGCTTTTGTGATCGTTTCCTCGAGGCTCAAGCCCTGCTCACATAACCGGATTGAAGGAAACACGGTCTCCAGCGCCGGGCTGGTAAAGAACGAAAGCAGCTGTACCCATGGCATCTTGCTGCGGCACTACAGCACGGACAACCTGGTCCTGCACAATATCATCTCCCGGGCATCGGTTAGGGGTATTACGCTCGAAGGAGAAGGAACGACAGAGCTCGAGCGTCCGGCGGGTAACCTCATATCCGGCAATAAGCTCGACGGTGCTCCGGGAGGCATCGTGCTGTTGAACAGCGACGGAAACGCCGTAACAGGCAACGACGTCCGTCGTGTGCAAACCGGTATCCTGCTGGACACGAAGGGTGAGGGCGGCGGATCCCGGTGCCGCAGCAATCTGGTGTCGGGCAATACGCTGTTTAACTGCTCCTCGGCGGCGATCCGGCTCAGTACCGCCCGCTGCGAAAACAACACGGTGTACGGTAACGCCGGTGCAGGGAATGGAGAAGCCCTTGTGGATAAAGGGACGGACACGGGCAAAGGCGGATTCTAG
- a CDS encoding YolD-like family protein, producing the protein MKDNKLTPGKNILWESSRMMLPEHKERLLRHRRELGVQEKPTLDEQGLEELGQTLGIALHEAAALRITLYDNGERTSIDCVILHVDLHLQRMKVRCSEGSTWVRLPDLIGAELL; encoded by the coding sequence ATGAAGGATAACAAGTTGACCCCAGGCAAAAACATCCTCTGGGAATCCTCCCGCATGATGCTGCCCGAGCATAAGGAGCGGCTGCTCCGGCACCGCCGCGAGCTCGGCGTACAAGAGAAGCCAACACTCGACGAACAGGGGCTTGAGGAGCTTGGGCAGACGCTCGGCATCGCGCTCCATGAAGCCGCAGCGCTGCGAATAACGCTGTATGATAACGGCGAACGCACGTCGATCGACTGCGTGATCCTGCACGTAGACCTGCACCTGCAGCGGATGAAGGTGCGCTGCAGCGAAGGCAGCACGTGGGTAAGGCTTCCCGATTTGATCGGCGCCGAGCTTCTGTAA
- a CDS encoding DNA polymerase IV, translating to MLTSVSTSNKSKRTIMLADCQSFYASVEKADHPEYKNKPVAVAGDPARRSGIILAACPIAKSYGVTTAERLGEALSKCPDLVVVRPRMQHYIDVSLMITKIYEEYTDLVEVFSIDEQFLDVSSSLSIFGDPVTIARSIQQKILSQTGVWVRIGISSNKMLAKIATDIWAKKNESGIFTLPASEVEALLWPQPVNKMFGVGSRMTGHFTRLGMKTIGDIARTPLPRLKDKFRAYFGKQSDIHAEVMWRTANGLDESHVTPRTFDAPPKSVGHMMTLPKDYTKQTEVDTILLELTEEVCRDCRRKGYMGSVVTVNCMCSPYEAPIGFSRQMKMPDPTNHTNTVFKAVKKLFYQFWDQIPVRRLGVTLSQLTNDQDYQLTLFEDQEKTRSLEKVTDFIKDRYGSAAIVRASSLTAAGQATERSMKIGGHYK from the coding sequence ATGCTGACTTCCGTTTCAACTTCAAACAAGAGCAAGCGCACCATCATGCTGGCGGACTGTCAATCGTTTTATGCCAGCGTAGAAAAGGCAGATCACCCGGAATACAAGAATAAACCTGTTGCTGTGGCCGGAGATCCCGCACGCAGGTCTGGAATCATTCTGGCCGCTTGTCCTATTGCCAAAAGCTATGGAGTGACCACAGCCGAACGGCTGGGCGAAGCTCTGAGCAAGTGCCCGGATCTGGTCGTCGTACGTCCCCGCATGCAGCATTATATCGATGTTTCGCTCATGATCACAAAAATATATGAAGAATATACGGACCTTGTTGAGGTCTTTAGTATCGATGAGCAATTTTTGGATGTTTCTTCCAGTCTGTCCATTTTTGGAGACCCTGTAACGATTGCACGATCGATTCAACAGAAAATCCTAAGTCAAACCGGGGTATGGGTAAGAATCGGAATAAGCTCAAATAAAATGCTGGCCAAAATTGCAACCGATATCTGGGCAAAAAAGAATGAGAGCGGCATCTTTACCCTGCCGGCTTCAGAAGTCGAAGCCTTGCTGTGGCCGCAACCCGTAAATAAGATGTTCGGAGTCGGCTCCCGTATGACAGGTCATTTTACTCGACTTGGCATGAAAACCATCGGCGATATCGCAAGAACGCCGCTGCCGCGCCTTAAAGATAAATTCCGTGCCTACTTTGGCAAACAATCCGATATTCATGCCGAAGTGATGTGGCGAACGGCCAACGGCTTAGATGAGAGCCATGTCACCCCCAGAACCTTTGATGCACCGCCCAAATCCGTTGGTCACATGATGACTTTACCCAAAGACTACACGAAACAAACAGAGGTAGACACCATACTGCTTGAGCTCACGGAGGAAGTCTGCCGCGACTGCCGGCGCAAAGGATATATGGGCTCTGTAGTTACAGTCAACTGCATGTGCAGCCCTTACGAAGCGCCGATCGGATTCTCGCGCCAAATGAAGATGCCTGACCCTACGAACCATACGAACACGGTATTCAAAGCAGTAAAGAAGCTTTTTTATCAGTTTTGGGACCAGATACCGGTACGGCGCCTCGGAGTAACCTTAAGCCAGCTGACGAACGATCAGGATTATCAGCTTACCTTATTCGAGGATCAAGAAAAAACCAGGTCTTTGGAGAAAGTGACTGACTTTATAAAAGACCGATATGGCAGCGCAGCAATCGTGCGGGCTTCCTCGCTAACTGCAGCCGGCCAAGCCACGGAGAGATCCATGAAAATCGGAGGACACTATAAATGA
- a CDS encoding DUF1292 domain-containing protein: MEMAIEVGEVFTLVDEEEVEQEVEVLGALDIEAQHYIAVAYLDDLEEENREDDVDIFFLRVDDNDELSVIESDEEFEKVSNAFEAAMEQ, encoded by the coding sequence ATGGAGATGGCAATAGAAGTTGGGGAAGTGTTTACCCTTGTAGACGAAGAAGAAGTCGAGCAAGAGGTTGAAGTCCTAGGTGCGCTGGATATCGAGGCTCAACATTACATAGCTGTGGCTTACTTGGACGATTTGGAAGAAGAAAACAGGGAAGACGATGTCGATATCTTTTTCTTACGCGTTGACGATAACGATGAGCTTTCTGTCATTGAAAGCGATGAGGAATTCGAGAAGGTGTCCAACGCATTTGAAGCGGCTATGGAGCAATAA
- a CDS encoding YmaF family protein has product MNLSLKKQVSRRKITRKRQTHVHEFEGSTKLAEQGADRHNHRFAGVTGQVIPKGNSHVHEIDLTNTDFINHFHNLKKIRTGPAIPVGNGKHVHFVTGMTTLNDGHRHQFNFATLIQKPLV; this is encoded by the coding sequence ATGAATTTGTCATTGAAAAAACAAGTATCAAGAAGAAAGATAACAAGAAAGCGGCAGACGCATGTACATGAATTTGAAGGCAGTACTAAATTAGCAGAACAAGGTGCAGATAGACATAATCATCGATTTGCAGGTGTTACCGGTCAAGTGATTCCTAAAGGTAACAGTCATGTCCATGAAATAGACCTCACGAATACGGATTTTATTAACCATTTTCATAATCTCAAAAAAATAAGGACAGGACCTGCCATTCCTGTTGGTAATGGCAAGCATGTACATTTCGTAACAGGAATGACTACGTTAAATGATGGACATAGACATCAATTTAATTTTGCAACTTTAATTCAAAAACCGCTTGTATAG
- the rsmD gene encoding 16S rRNA (guanine(966)-N(2))-methyltransferase RsmD: MRVISGSAKGRPLKAVPGTGTRPTTDKVKEAVFSMIGPYFDGGQVLDLFAGTGGLSIEALSRGMDQAVLTDMDKKAIDTIRHNLQATGLSDRAEVYRNDALRAIKALSKREAQFDLVFMDPPYKLKIIGELLEQLQQDGLLAEGARVVVEHDAEDRHEESYGSLEQVRRAEYGDTAITIYQSRAGV; this comes from the coding sequence ATGAGAGTCATATCGGGCAGTGCCAAAGGCCGGCCGCTCAAAGCGGTGCCGGGTACGGGGACAAGGCCCACAACGGATAAGGTGAAGGAAGCAGTATTCAGCATGATCGGGCCTTATTTTGACGGTGGACAGGTGCTGGATTTATTCGCTGGTACGGGCGGTCTTAGTATTGAAGCGCTTAGCCGGGGGATGGATCAGGCCGTACTCACGGATATGGACAAGAAAGCGATTGACACGATACGTCACAATCTGCAGGCTACCGGCTTGTCAGATCGGGCTGAGGTGTACCGCAATGACGCCCTACGCGCCATCAAAGCGCTTTCCAAGCGGGAAGCGCAGTTTGATTTGGTTTTTATGGATCCGCCATACAAGCTTAAGATCATAGGGGAGCTGTTGGAGCAGCTGCAGCAGGACGGTTTGCTTGCAGAGGGGGCGCGTGTCGTCGTCGAGCATGACGCAGAAGACCGGCATGAAGAAAGCTACGGGTCTTTGGAGCAGGTGCGCCGGGCGGAATACGGCGATACGGCAATAACGATTTACCAAAGCCGTGCAGGGGTATAG
- the coaD gene encoding pantetheine-phosphate adenylyltransferase has translation MDAKELIIDQGLRVAVYPGSFDPVTNGHLDIIHRAAKVFDKLIVAVLNNTSKNPLFTLEERMELLRKVTADLPNVEIDGFRDLLINYMKKKNANLIVRGLRAVSDFEYEMQLASTNRKLQNDMETFFMTSTPKYSYLSSSIVKEVARFHGPVVDLVPAEVQKALHGKYGTGDGGFRVNE, from the coding sequence ATGGACGCAAAAGAGCTGATAATCGATCAAGGACTACGGGTAGCAGTATATCCAGGAAGCTTTGATCCCGTAACGAACGGACATCTGGATATAATTCACCGGGCCGCCAAGGTGTTTGACAAGCTGATCGTAGCGGTGCTGAACAATACGAGCAAAAACCCGCTGTTTACGCTGGAGGAACGTATGGAGCTTCTTCGTAAGGTAACTGCAGACCTGCCGAATGTAGAAATCGACGGCTTTCGTGATTTGCTCATTAATTATATGAAGAAAAAAAACGCGAATCTCATCGTCAGAGGACTGCGCGCGGTTTCGGATTTCGAATATGAGATGCAGCTCGCTTCCACTAACCGGAAGCTGCAAAACGATATGGAGACGTTCTTTATGACGTCTACGCCCAAATACTCGTACTTGAGCTCCAGCATTGTCAAAGAGGTCGCCCGGTTCCACGGGCCGGTAGTCGATCTGGTGCCTGCCGAGGTGCAAAAGGCGCTGCACGGCAAATATGGAACCGGTGATGGCGGCTTCAGGGTGAATGAGTAA